In the Acropora muricata isolate sample 2 chromosome 1, ASM3666990v1, whole genome shotgun sequence genome, one interval contains:
- the LOC136925057 gene encoding trace amine-associated receptor 1-like: MNISEHGHFSTLDQLHWVIDRTPFFVFIFSLNIFLAITATIGNTLILIALYKVSSIRPPTKFLLRCLAMSDFCVGVIVQPLFVTLLMEIGRGKWHILFLTYTTLTFILCGFSLMTATAISVDRLLALSLVLRYRHTVTLRRVRCLVVCLLLAAMVIGFIYSLYSKDFGKSAGFVVIVTSLFLSVFSHVKIFLKLRQHQDGVRQRVGHEQANGGGIPLNIERYKKTVWTIAWVQLALVFCYFPLFIFLILATATQYIIGSTFQVLASTVVYFNSTLNPILFCWKIREVRQAVKTTVIRCFSS, encoded by the coding sequence ATGAACATTTCTGAACACGGCCACTTCTCAACTTTGGATCAACTTCACTGGGTGATTGATCGAACACCattctttgtattcattttttctttgaacatttttcttgctatCACCGCAACAATCGGCAACACCCTGATCCTTATTGCACTTTACAAAGTGTCGTCAATTCGTCCTCCAACAAAATTCTTGCTCCGCTGCCTGGCTATGAGCgatttttgtgttggcgttaTTGTTCAGCCGCTTTTTGTTACTCTTTTGATGGAAATTGGAAGGGGCAAATGGCATATTCTTTTCTTAACTTACACTACTTTGACCTTCATATTGTGTGGATTTTCTCTTATGACCGCTACTGCCattagcgtggacaggcttctcGCGTTGTCGCTGGTATTGCgatacagacacacagtaactttaagacgagttcgttgccttgttGTCTGCCTCTTGCTAGCTGCAATGGTAATTGGTTTTATATACTCATTGTATTCCAAGGACTTTGGCAAAAGCGCAGGATTTGTTGTTATCGTAACCTCCTTGtttctttcggttttctctCACGTcaaaatctttctcaaactgcgacagcaTCAAGATGGAGTACGACAACGTGTTGGACATGAACAAGCAAACGGCGGAGGAATTCCATTGAACATTGAGCGATACAAAAAGACTGTTTGGACCATAGCCTGGGTACAATTAGCGCTGGTGTTTTGCTATTTCCCActattcatttttttgataCTGGCAACGGCAACTCAGTACATAATAGGTTCAACTTTTCAAGTACTTGCATCAACAGTcgtctatttcaattccaccctaaacccgatccttttttgttggaaaatacgtgaGGTCAGACAAGCGGTAAAGACCACAGTGAttcgttgtttctcaagttaa